The Sesamum indicum cultivar Zhongzhi No. 13 linkage group LG1, S_indicum_v1.0, whole genome shotgun sequence genome includes a window with the following:
- the LOC105166759 gene encoding uncharacterized protein LOC105166759 isoform X2: MDWFSWLSKTNLDPSLVYDYALTFTYNELRDDDIAYFSHDFLQSMGVSIAKHRLEILKLARKEKSTSIKPVLWFVFAIKKTKNCLAKHIHALVHRENSTLSVVPTRNHSLRWKVAMLQRNKRLRVIPPKPAWPMLRNDNPIFVSANRSLMLTNGSPVGGSQSSGSTKSSSWIESEANAESGHITQDAPANAWNSCFSSTVVHSLEGTDAQERKDAE, translated from the exons ATGGACTGGTTTTCTTGGCTATCAAAAACGAACCTTGATCCCTCTCTTGTCTATGACTATGCCCTTACTTTCACATACAATGAGCTCCGAGACGACGATATCGCTTATTTCAGCCATGACTTTCTCCAAAGCATGGGAGTCTCGATAGCGAAACATCGGCTAGAGATTCTCAAGCTGgcgagaaaagagaaaagcacAAGTATAAAACCAGTTTTATGGTTCGTATTTGCTATCAAGAAAACCAAGAATTGTCTTGCTAAGCACATTCATGCTTTGGTTCACCGGGAGAACTCAACTCTTTCTGTCGTCCCCACGAGAAATCATAGTTTGAGATGGAAGGTGGCCATGTTACAGAGGAACAAGAGGTTGAGGGTCATCCCACCTAAGCCAGCTTGGCCGATGCTAAGAAATGATAATCCTATATTTGTGTCTGCTAATAGAAGTTTGATGCTGACAAACGGGAGTCCCGTGGGAGGTTCCCAGAGCTCGGGCTCAACTAAGAGCTCAAGTTGGATAGAGTCAGAGGCCAATGCTGAGTCCGGCCATATCACTCAGGATGCCCCGGCCAACGCTTGGAATAGCTGTTTCTCGAGCACCGTGGTTCATTCCCTAGAGG GCACAGACGCACAAGAAAGAAAGGATGCAGAATAA
- the LOC105164931 gene encoding protein NUCLEAR FUSION DEFECTIVE 4, which yields MIVLKEGSRPPWVGLGAAVWMQIASGNAYTFPLYSPSLKSVLGFSQQQLTILGVANDIGENVGILPGIACNKFPPWAVLLVGAFASFLGYGVLWMAVSETVQSMPYWVLWIALCIATNSSAWLGTAILVTNMRNFPLSRGTVSGILKGYAGLSAAVFTEVYSMVLNGSSSSLLLLLALGIPTICLVMMYFIRRCTPASGEDSAEHCHFLFTQGASICLAIFLLTTTILKDLFPLGKTISYIFIAIMVILLMAPLAIPLKMTLFPANGKKAGQPTDLISGDGDSNQTDPLLTPSSSATFLGSFYEPEDISEVDLLLAVGEGAVKKKRKPRRGEDFKFREAIVKADFWLLWFVYFLGVGSGVTVLNNLAQIGVSLGVDDATTLLSLFSFCNFLGRLGSGAVSEHFVRSKTIPRTFWMGITQIIMVLTFLLYASALSGTLYAATALLGICYGVQFGIMIPTASELFGLKHFGIIFNFISLGNPAGALLFSGWLAGQIYDAEAAKQLTSSCMGPSCFRLTFLLLAGICGLGTLLSIILTIRIRPVYQMLYAGGSFRLPQSSGH from the exons atgatagTTCTAAAAGAGGGCAGCAGGCCGCCATGGGTGGGCTTGGGAGCGGCTGTTTGGATGCAAATAGCATCAGGGAATGCGTACACTTTCCCTTTGTACTCTCCTTCACTGAAATCAGTTCTGGGTTTTAGTCAGCAGCAGCTGACGATTCTTGGAGTGGCCAATGATATTGGAGAGAATGTGGGGATTCTTCCAGGCATCGCCTGCAACAAGTTCCCACCTTGGGCTGTGCTTCTTGTTGGTgcttttgcttctttcttgGGTTATGGTGTGCTTTGGATGGCTGTTAGCGAGACTGTTCAGTCTATGCCTTATTGGGTT TTGTGGATCGCGCTATGTATTGCCACAAACAGCAGTGCATGGCTTGGCACAGCAATTCTTGTTACCAATATGAGGAATTTTCCTCTGAGTAGGGGCACCGTCTCTGGAATACTCAAAGGGTATGCCGGTTTAAGTGCTGCAGTTTTTACAGAGGTCTATAGTATGGTCCTTAATGGCTCGTCTTCAAGTCTACTGCTTCTACTAGCCCTTGGAATCCCCACTATATGTTTGGTAATGATGTACTTTATCAGGCGTTGTACTCCAGCTTCTGGAGAAGACTCAGCAGAGCAttgccattttctttttacccAAGGAGCTAGTATCTGTCTCGCTATATTTCTTCTTACAACAACAATTTTGAAAGACTTGTTTCCTCTTGGCAAGACCATTTCCTACATCTTTATTGCCATAATGGTTATTCTTTTGATGGCTCCTTTAGCAATCCCATTAAAAATGACATTGTTCCCTGCAAATGGTAAGAAAGCTGGCCAGCCCACAGATCTAATTAGTGGAGATGGTGATTCAAATCAAACGGATCCTCTACTGACCCCATCTTCATCGGCAACATTTCTCGGAAGTTTTTATGAGCCTGAAGATATCTCAGAAGTGGATTTACTTCTTGCCGTAGGTGAAGGGGCGGTGAAGAAGAAACGAAAACCACGGAGAGGGGAAGATTTTAAGTTTCGTGAAGCTATAGTGAAGGCCGACTTTTGGCTCCTATGGTTTGTTTACTTTCTCGGAGTCGGTTCGGGTGTGACTGTCCTTAATAATTTGGCACAGATTGGGGTTTCACTCGGTGTGGATGACGCAACAACATTGTTAAGTTTGTTCAGCTTTTGTAACTTCTTGGGTCGCCTTGGGTCAGGAGCTGTTTCTGAACACTTTGTGAG GTCAAAAACAATTCCTCGGACATTTTGGATGGGCATCACACAAATAATCATGGTCTTAACATTTCTTCTATATGCTTCAGCTCTGAGTGGCACTCTCTATGCTGCCACAGCATTGCTGGGGATCTGCTACGGCGTCCAGTTCGGTATAATGATTCCTACAGCATCTGAACTCTTTGGCCTGAAACACTTTGGGATAATCTTCAATTTCATTTCGCTCGGAAATCCTGCTGGTGCGCTTCTCTTCTCAGGCTGGCTTGCTGGTCAAATATACGATGCAGAGGCAGCAAAGCAGTTAACATCTTCTTGCATGGGCCCGAGCTGCTTTAGGCTCACGTTCCTTCTTTTAGCTGGTATTTGTGGTTTAGGAACTCTCTTGAGCATAATTCTTACAATAAGAATAAGACCAGTTTACCAAATGCTTTATGCTGGAGGTTCGTTCCGTCTGCCTCAGAGTTCCGGTCACTGA
- the LOC105166768 gene encoding putative UPF0481 protein At3g02645: MSNSYHPFRNPNPNPNFDEQRWIIQIRRALDEDNLEQESDDVPVSIFTVPKTLTLASPESYVPQQLALGPYHHHRAELYEMERYKLSAAKRFQKHLPGLKFHNLVHHFTKFEPRFRACYHKFLNFNGETLAWVMAVDSCFLLEFLHHMVILEKDRATSRVSSRMSHLIDTTGRKSGHNVILRDILMLENQIPLFSLKQTLDFQLGSSDEADDVLYAMLIGFCKEVLPFKMVQELPDLDQVHRCAHLLDLVYNLIVPNVGESVSEITSEAEKEDVNLNSEKKIFHKIMSKLRAGGPMSLIKRLLVSRLAKFLLRLSCKIVSNLPGMILVKQFEYLCFSQEKGEKNELENGKSCSEYNYKPPLMEEIAIPSVTELSEAGVKFSVTNSGILGISFDAKTAMFCIPMISLDVNTEVVLRNLVAYEACNASGPLVFARYTELMNGIIDTEEDAKVLREKGIVLNHLKSDQDVADFWNGMSKSVRLTKVPFLDKVIEDVNCYYRGRMKVRIGKFLKRHVFGSWQSMTLLAAVLLLFFMSLQAFCSLFGCARILLHGRKMN; the protein is encoded by the coding sequence ATGTCTAATTCTTACCATCCGTTTCGGAACCCAAACCCGAACCCGAACTTCGACGAGCAACGTTGGATTATCCAAATCCGTCGAGCACTAGACGAAGACAATCTTGAACAAGAATCCGATGATGTCCCAGTTTCCATCTTCACTGTCCCTAAGACCCTCACGCTCGCCAGCCCAGAATCCTACGTACCGCAACAACTCGCATTAGGCCCGTACCACCATCATCGGGCCGAGCTTTACGAAATGGAAAGGTACAAGCTTTCAGCTGCAAAAAGATTCCAAAAACACCTTCCGGGCCTCAAATTTCACAATCTCGTACACCATTTCACCAAGTTCGAGCCAAGGTTCCGGGCTTGCTACCACAAGTTCCTCAACTTCAACGGTGAAACGCTAGCGTGGGTGATGGCCGTCGACTCGTGTTTCTTGCTGGAATTCCTTCATCATATGGTTATCCTGGAAAAGGATCGAGCGACGTCTCGAGTCTCGTCAAGAATGTCACATTTGATTGATACAACGGGCCGAAAATCGGGCCATAATGTTATTCTTAGGGACATCCTGATGCTCGAGAATCAGATACCGCTATTTTCATTGAAACAAACTCTGGATTTCCAATTAGGATCATCGGATGAAGCAGATGATGTGCTTTATGCCATGTTGATAGGGTTTTGCAAAGAGGTTTTGCCTTTCAAGATGGTCCAAGAATTGCCTGATCTTGATCAGGTTCACAGATGTGCTCATTTGCTGGACTTAGTGTACAATTTGATTGTGCCTAACGTAGGAGAATCAGTATCTGAAATAACATCAGAAGCCGAGAAAGAAGACGTAAATCTTAAcagtgaaaagaaaatttttcataagatTATGTCGAAATTAAGGGCAGGTGGCCCAATGAGTTTGATCAAAAGATTATTGGTTTCAAGACTTGCTAAATTTCTCCTGAGATTGTCCTGTAAGATTGTTTCTAATCTTCCAGGGATGATACTTGTAAAGCAATTTGAATACTTGTGCTTTTctcaagaaaaaggagaaaaaaatgagCTTGAAAATGGGAAGTCATGTAGCGAGTATAATTACAAACCTCCATTGATGGAGGAAATAGCAATCCCTTCTGTAACTGAGCTCTCAGAGGCTGGAGTGAAATTCTCAGTTACAAATTCAGGCATTCTTGGAATCAGTTTTGATGCAAAGACAGCTATGTTTTGTATTCCGATGATTAGTTTGGATGTAAACACAGAGGTGGTCTTGAGGAACCTGGTTGCGTATGAAGCCTGCAACGCATCAGGGCCATTGGTTTTTGCGCGGTACACTGAATTGATGAATGGGATTATTGACACTGAGGAGGATGCAAAGGTTCTAAGGGAAAAAGGGATTGTTTTGAACCATTTGAAGAGTGATCAGGACGTGGCTGATTTTTGGAATGGGATGAGCAAGTCCGTTAGATTGACGAAAGTGCCCTTCTTGGACAAAGTCATCGAAGATGTGAACTGTTATTACAGGGGGAGAATGAAGGTTAGGATTGggaaattcttgaaaagacATGTTTTTGGATCATGGCAGTCTATGACGCTGCTGGCTGCTGTTTTGTTGCTGTTTTTTATGAGCTTGCAAGCTTTTTGCTCGCTGTTTGGCTGTGCTCGAATACTTCTTCATGGTAGAAAGATGAATTGA
- the LOC105166759 gene encoding uncharacterized protein LOC105166759 isoform X1 — protein MDWFSWLSKTNLDPSLVYDYALTFTYNELRDDDIAYFSHDFLQSMGVSIAKHRLEILKLARKEKSTSIKPVLWFVFAIKKTKNCLAKHIHALVHRENSTLSVVPTRNHSLRWKVAMLQRNKRLRVIPPKPAWPMLRNDNPIFVSANRSLMLTNGSPVGGSQSSGSTKSSSWIESEANAESGHITQDAPANAWNSCFSSTVVHSLEGEYWSSSTEEIRHRRTRKKGCRIRILERQIRAKSTRLNLKFLLRRSKVYDTFSSRMNLE, from the exons ATGGACTGGTTTTCTTGGCTATCAAAAACGAACCTTGATCCCTCTCTTGTCTATGACTATGCCCTTACTTTCACATACAATGAGCTCCGAGACGACGATATCGCTTATTTCAGCCATGACTTTCTCCAAAGCATGGGAGTCTCGATAGCGAAACATCGGCTAGAGATTCTCAAGCTGgcgagaaaagagaaaagcacAAGTATAAAACCAGTTTTATGGTTCGTATTTGCTATCAAGAAAACCAAGAATTGTCTTGCTAAGCACATTCATGCTTTGGTTCACCGGGAGAACTCAACTCTTTCTGTCGTCCCCACGAGAAATCATAGTTTGAGATGGAAGGTGGCCATGTTACAGAGGAACAAGAGGTTGAGGGTCATCCCACCTAAGCCAGCTTGGCCGATGCTAAGAAATGATAATCCTATATTTGTGTCTGCTAATAGAAGTTTGATGCTGACAAACGGGAGTCCCGTGGGAGGTTCCCAGAGCTCGGGCTCAACTAAGAGCTCAAGTTGGATAGAGTCAGAGGCCAATGCTGAGTCCGGCCATATCACTCAGGATGCCCCGGCCAACGCTTGGAATAGCTGTTTCTCGAGCACCGTGGTTCATTCCCTAGAGGGTGAGTATTGGTCGAGCAGTACGGAAGAAATAAG GCACAGACGCACAAGAAAGAAAGGATGCAGAATAAGAATATTAGAGAGACAGATCCGTGCCAAATCAACAAGATTGAACCTGAAATTTTTACTACGTCGTTCAAAAGTGTATGACACTTTTAGCAGTCGAATGAACCTTGAATAA